One region of Turicibacter bilis genomic DNA includes:
- a CDS encoding Fur family transcriptional regulator — protein MTQLSKYEAMIVKSGSKLTKQRKQILKVIVDHSDEHFSAETLYDLVRHIDSSIGIATVYRTLELFEKLKIIRNVKIKNDGVNYYDVIDLDEQNHFHHHLICTTCNRIIEIADELESYEAFIKEKYGFNVTDHDLTLYGTCASCQ, from the coding sequence ATGACACAACTTTCAAAATATGAAGCAATGATCGTTAAATCAGGTTCGAAATTAACCAAACAGCGTAAACAAATTTTAAAAGTCATTGTTGATCATTCAGATGAACACTTTTCTGCCGAAACGTTATATGATTTAGTGAGACATATTGACAGCTCGATTGGAATTGCAACCGTCTATCGAACGTTGGAGCTGTTTGAAAAGCTAAAAATTATTCGCAATGTTAAAATAAAAAATGATGGGGTTAATTATTATGATGTAATTGATTTAGATGAGCAAAATCATTTTCATCACCATTTAATTTGTACCACGTGTAATCGCATCATTGAAATTGCGGATGAATTAGAAAGTTATGAGGCCTTTATCAAAGAAAAGTATGGATTTAATGTCACTGATCATGATCTAACCCTTTATGGAACATGCGCATCATGTCAATAA
- the xerD gene encoding site-specific tyrosine recombinase XerD, producing the protein MNYQMELNGFLTYLMIDRGLSLNTKENYERDLRSYLSFIKQQSVEQLNQIEREQIQLYLIELYERGLNTKSVARHLSAIRAFHQYLIIEKVCVKNPCDLIESPKLTRDLPEILSIEEVDALLESFKQDTPGDLRNRAMVELLYASGLRVTELLNLRLEDLHLSMQFIKCQGKGNKERIVPIGEVAAEVLDLYLTIARPKLLKKPTDVLFLNRFGEMMTRQGFWKILKKQAQMAGITKELSPHKLRHSFATHLIENGVDLRLVQEMLGHSDIATTQIYTHISKDHLRGVFEQAHPRSGKTSAENEGFFSQSLEK; encoded by the coding sequence ATGAACTATCAAATGGAATTGAACGGATTTTTAACTTATTTAATGATTGATCGTGGATTAAGCTTAAATACAAAAGAGAATTATGAACGAGACTTAAGAAGTTACTTAAGCTTTATCAAACAGCAATCTGTTGAGCAACTCAATCAAATTGAGCGCGAGCAGATTCAGCTTTACTTGATTGAACTATATGAGCGAGGGCTCAATACTAAGTCAGTCGCTCGTCATTTGTCAGCGATTCGGGCGTTTCACCAGTATTTAATCATTGAGAAAGTTTGTGTGAAAAATCCATGTGATTTAATTGAAAGCCCGAAGTTAACACGTGATTTACCGGAAATTCTAAGTATCGAGGAAGTCGATGCATTACTTGAAAGTTTTAAACAAGATACACCAGGAGACCTTCGAAATCGAGCGATGGTCGAATTATTATATGCCTCAGGTCTTCGTGTCACTGAACTTTTGAATTTAAGACTTGAAGATTTACATTTATCGATGCAATTTATTAAATGTCAAGGAAAGGGAAATAAAGAACGAATCGTTCCGATTGGTGAAGTGGCTGCTGAGGTGCTAGATCTTTATTTAACAATTGCCCGACCTAAACTTTTAAAGAAACCGACAGATGTCTTGTTTTTAAATCGTTTCGGTGAGATGATGACACGCCAAGGTTTTTGGAAAATTTTAAAAAAACAAGCTCAAATGGCGGGGATTACAAAAGAATTATCTCCCCATAAGCTTCGCCATTCCTTTGCCACACATCTAATTGAAAATGGGGTCGATTTACGTTTAGTACAAGAAATGTTAGGGCATTCTGATATTGCAACCACTCAAATTTATACGCATATTAGTAAAGATCATTTACGTGGGGTATTTGAGCAAGCGCATCCACGAAGCGGGAAAACAAGTGCTGAAAATGAAGGCTTTTTCTCGCAAAGTTTGGAAAAATGA
- the deoB gene encoding phosphopentomutase: MKYNRIFLVIMDSVGAGELPDAKDYNDTGANTLKHIAETAKGLNMPHMQALGLGNLTEIEGVAPIRPEKGYYTKCEELSVGKDTMTGHWEIMGLKITEPFRTFTDTGFPKELIDELEARTGRKVIGNKSSSGTEILDELGEQHMTTGDIIVYTSADSVLQIAAHEGVIPVEELWNMCKVAREITMKEEWKVGRIIARPFVGPKRGEFKRTPNRHDYALKPFGRTVLNELKDAGQEVIAIGKINDIYVGEGVTEAILTKSNEDGMNQLLNVMKRDFNGLAFLNLVDFDAMYGHRRDPLGYAKCLEAFDVQLGEVLSEMKADDLLIISADHGNDPIASGSDHTREYIPVIMYSPSMQASGELPIGKSFANIGATVAENFGVEMPAIGESYLNQLN; encoded by the coding sequence ATGAAGTATAATCGTATATTTTTAGTTATTATGGACTCTGTAGGGGCTGGGGAATTACCAGATGCAAAAGATTATAATGATACAGGGGCAAATACGTTAAAACATATTGCAGAGACTGCTAAAGGATTAAATATGCCTCATATGCAAGCATTAGGACTAGGAAATTTAACTGAAATTGAAGGTGTGGCACCGATTCGACCAGAAAAAGGATATTATACGAAGTGTGAAGAGTTATCAGTAGGGAAAGATACGATGACTGGACACTGGGAAATCATGGGGCTTAAAATTACAGAACCGTTCCGTACCTTCACGGACACGGGATTCCCTAAAGAGTTAATTGATGAATTAGAGGCGCGTACAGGTCGTAAAGTAATTGGAAATAAATCATCATCTGGAACGGAAATTTTAGATGAATTGGGAGAGCAGCACATGACAACAGGTGATATCATCGTTTATACATCAGCGGATTCTGTGCTACAGATTGCAGCTCATGAAGGTGTTATTCCAGTTGAAGAGTTATGGAATATGTGTAAGGTTGCACGTGAGATCACAATGAAAGAAGAATGGAAAGTTGGACGTATTATTGCACGTCCATTCGTTGGGCCGAAAAGAGGGGAATTCAAACGTACACCAAATCGTCATGATTATGCGTTAAAGCCATTCGGACGTACGGTCTTAAATGAATTAAAAGATGCAGGTCAAGAAGTGATTGCGATTGGTAAAATCAATGATATTTATGTTGGAGAAGGTGTAACAGAAGCTATCTTAACAAAATCAAATGAAGATGGAATGAATCAATTATTAAATGTGATGAAACGTGACTTCAATGGATTAGCCTTCTTAAACTTAGTTGATTTTGATGCGATGTATGGACATCGTCGTGACCCATTAGGATATGCGAAATGTTTAGAAGCATTTGATGTTCAATTAGGAGAGGTGTTATCAGAAATGAAAGCAGATGATTTATTAATTATCTCTGCTGACCACGGAAATGATCCAATTGCATCAGGAAGCGATCATACACGTGAGTATATCCCAGTCATTATGTATTCACCATCGATGCAAGCAAGTGGGGAGTTACCAATCGGTAAATCATTTGCTAACATTGGAGCAACAGTGGCCGAAAACTTTGGTGTAGAAATGCCAGCCATTGGAGAAAGTTATTTAAATCAATTAAACTAA
- a CDS encoding transcription repressor NadR, whose amino-acid sequence MESVTRREAIYETLSKAIQPIKGSELAKMYQVSRQVIVQDIALLRAKGIQVVATPSGYMIQEPVASGLLKTICCKHGHTIEELQTELELIISYGGKVIDVIVEHPVYGEIRVVLNLNYLNDVKTFIEKVSQAQTKPLSLLTEGIHYHTLEVENEQMYEEIVNELKQHHFIHERLK is encoded by the coding sequence ATGGAATCAGTAACACGTCGCGAGGCGATTTATGAGACGTTATCGAAGGCCATCCAACCGATTAAAGGTAGTGAACTGGCTAAAATGTATCAAGTGAGTCGTCAAGTTATTGTGCAAGATATCGCATTATTACGTGCGAAAGGAATCCAAGTAGTGGCAACTCCTTCTGGATATATGATTCAAGAACCTGTAGCCTCAGGTCTTTTGAAAACGATTTGCTGTAAACATGGACATACGATTGAAGAGTTACAAACGGAATTAGAGTTAATTATTTCGTATGGTGGAAAAGTGATTGATGTGATTGTTGAACATCCGGTTTACGGTGAGATTCGAGTCGTTTTAAACTTAAATTATTTAAACGATGTCAAAACGTTTATTGAAAAAGTGAGTCAAGCTCAAACAAAGCCTCTATCTTTGTTAACAGAGGGCATTCATTATCATACGTTAGAAGTCGAAAATGAACAGATGTATGAAGAGATTGTCAACGAATTAAAACAACATCATTTCATTCATGAGCGATTGAAATAA
- a CDS encoding PTS transporter subunit IIC, translated as MGTLLNLSLLNEVGGFAKVFMAAAIGVGVTYALNAKPLVIFASIVTATIGAGAMDSVDGQIVLSIGKPAGAYLAALTTAWVGNRVIGKTKVDIILVPMICLVIGGLVGVFVSPAMAQVTKMIGVFINEATQLKPLYMGAIVSVVMCLVILSPISSAALAVSLGLEGLAGGAAVVGCACSMVGFAVISYRGNGINGLLSQGIGTSKLQFANAVKNPYIVVPTMVASLLCGMLSTTLFEIECNSLGAGMGSSGFVGQIQTIAVMGPRVIPALVILHFILPAVFSLVVSKVMHQKGLIEQADLKLSLN; from the coding sequence ATAGGAACCCTTTTAAACCTTTCATTGTTAAATGAAGTGGGAGGATTTGCGAAAGTCTTCATGGCAGCTGCTATTGGAGTAGGGGTCACTTATGCTTTAAATGCTAAGCCACTTGTGATATTTGCCTCTATAGTAACTGCCACGATTGGAGCAGGAGCTATGGATTCAGTAGATGGACAAATTGTTTTAAGTATCGGTAAACCAGCAGGTGCCTATTTAGCAGCGTTAACAACAGCATGGGTTGGAAACCGAGTGATTGGCAAAACAAAGGTTGATATTATTTTAGTTCCTATGATTTGTTTAGTTATCGGAGGATTAGTGGGGGTCTTTGTTTCACCTGCCATGGCTCAAGTAACTAAAATGATTGGTGTGTTTATCAATGAGGCGACACAACTAAAGCCGTTATATATGGGAGCCATTGTTTCCGTTGTCATGTGTTTAGTCATTTTATCACCCATTTCATCAGCGGCTTTAGCTGTCAGTTTGGGACTTGAAGGGTTAGCTGGTGGTGCCGCTGTTGTTGGTTGTGCATGTTCTATGGTTGGGTTTGCAGTGATTTCATATCGAGGAAACGGAATTAATGGATTACTTTCACAAGGAATTGGAACGTCAAAGCTTCAGTTTGCTAATGCTGTTAAAAATCCGTACATTGTTGTTCCTACAATGGTCGCCAGTTTGTTATGTGGAATGCTATCGACGACTCTTTTTGAGATTGAATGTAATAGTTTAGGAGCAGGCATGGGAAGTAGTGGATTCGTTGGACAAATACAAACCATCGCTGTCATGGGACCCCGCGTGATTCCAGCTCTTGTGATTTTGCACTTTATCCTTCCTGCTGTTTTTAGTTTAGTCGTTTCAAAAGTAATGCATCAAAAAGGATTAATTGAGCAAGCTGATTTGAAATTATCTTTAAATTAA
- a CDS encoding sigma-70 family RNA polymerase sigma factor, giving the protein MRVLDEEQLVRRARAGDRHCLNILFDMHYKMVFGYLIKLCGNVHLAEDLVQESLLKATLNIKKFRGDCKFSTYLIEIATNCYKNEVRKQQRMIYDEEALQHLSVNAEGEVFTQLQFREALDTLQQMNEEQRVSFILRHYYGYSIEEISTYFNVAHGTTKSRIHYVIQSMRKKLLE; this is encoded by the coding sequence GTGAGAGTTTTGGATGAGGAGCAACTAGTCAGACGAGCTAGAGCTGGTGATCGACACTGTTTAAATATTTTATTCGATATGCATTACAAAATGGTTTTTGGCTATTTAATTAAATTGTGTGGAAATGTTCATTTGGCAGAAGATTTAGTACAAGAGTCATTATTAAAGGCAACGCTAAATATAAAAAAATTTCGAGGGGATTGTAAGTTTTCAACCTATTTAATTGAAATTGCAACGAATTGCTATAAAAATGAAGTCCGAAAACAACAACGGATGATTTATGATGAGGAAGCGTTGCAGCATTTGAGTGTTAATGCTGAAGGTGAAGTGTTTACTCAATTACAATTTAGAGAGGCATTAGACACCTTGCAACAAATGAATGAGGAACAACGAGTGAGCTTTATTTTGAGGCATTATTATGGTTACAGTATTGAAGAAATATCAACTTATTTTAATGTTGCTCACGGAACAACGAAGTCAAGAATCCATTATGTGATTCAATCGATGCGAAAAAAATTATTAGAATAG
- a CDS encoding zinc ribbon domain-containing protein, giving the protein MIIVTLLMCLLLFVCICFGIGQVVWIYLDAKERGDRLKVVWALFAVFPIFMPYLLPLPLIVYLLISRSYASSCPTCNEKIRPDYVTCPRCGQHLKEKCLNCGRSIEKSWNYCPSCSKEL; this is encoded by the coding sequence GTGATAATCGTAACTTTACTGATGTGTCTACTGTTATTTGTTTGTATTTGTTTTGGAATTGGGCAAGTTGTTTGGATTTATTTAGATGCTAAAGAACGAGGAGATCGTTTGAAGGTCGTTTGGGCTCTTTTTGCGGTATTTCCTATTTTTATGCCTTATTTATTACCACTACCACTTATTGTTTATTTACTTATTAGTCGTAGCTATGCGTCTTCATGTCCAACTTGTAATGAAAAAATTAGACCAGATTATGTCACTTGCCCACGTTGTGGTCAACATTTAAAAGAAAAATGTTTAAACTGTGGACGTTCAATTGAAAAAAGTTGGAATTATTGTCCGAGCTGTTCAAAAGAGTTATAA
- a CDS encoding CehA/McbA family metallohydrolase, protein MRRWIHSLMILYSILGLCQLQPLIQESEQLASQWVEIVQGEVKGSIVGKDGKPVIAQLRFFDSDGALIKRIQTDIDGNFEILLDEGHYNLEVSKGYEYEMKQLPIEVKKENPLNLKSISLTRLMDWTAKSYLCGDLHQHSQFSDDGLNTVEEVLIANLANGLDFGAMADHNTVDGNDEWLSLSQKLSYLAIPAQEITTNQGHYLALNTSNLIDVTALTSEDEIDQMIDETHHQGGMIQINHPGRNFSFWNVGGQFDAIEIWNGQAMPPIPNLNDIDEEFAYNQISKQKWFDLLSEGVKITALGNSDNHDISSESITAPISENEQFNEWIAQGLYNGNPRNYVKVEEESVEGILKGIKDGHVFITNGPLMDVTLNEATFGDRVVSTNEAEISYLIASNQGSLEALNVIADGQVIETIPLAEDVPTLGTINLNLSNYQWVVFEVISKSYEYAISNPIYLK, encoded by the coding sequence ATGAGACGCTGGATTCATAGTTTAATGATACTATATTCAATCTTAGGTTTATGCCAACTTCAACCCCTGATTCAAGAAAGTGAGCAATTGGCTTCCCAATGGGTAGAAATTGTACAAGGAGAGGTAAAGGGAAGTATTGTGGGAAAGGATGGAAAGCCAGTCATTGCTCAATTGAGGTTTTTTGATAGTGATGGAGCACTCATTAAGCGAATTCAAACGGATATAGACGGAAACTTTGAAATCCTATTAGATGAAGGCCATTATAACTTAGAAGTATCTAAGGGTTATGAATATGAGATGAAACAATTGCCGATTGAAGTAAAGAAAGAAAATCCTCTTAATTTAAAGTCGATAAGTCTTACACGATTAATGGATTGGACAGCTAAAAGTTATTTGTGTGGTGACTTACACCAACACTCTCAGTTTAGTGATGATGGACTTAATACAGTTGAAGAAGTTCTAATTGCAAATCTGGCCAATGGTTTAGATTTTGGAGCAATGGCTGATCATAACACAGTGGATGGAAATGACGAATGGCTATCATTATCACAAAAGCTAAGTTATTTAGCGATTCCAGCACAAGAGATTACAACAAATCAGGGACATTACTTAGCTTTAAATACGTCGAATTTAATTGATGTGACCGCTCTTACTTCCGAAGATGAAATAGATCAAATGATTGATGAAACTCATCATCAAGGTGGGATGATACAAATTAATCATCCAGGAAGAAATTTTTCATTTTGGAACGTAGGGGGGCAATTTGATGCGATAGAAATTTGGAATGGACAGGCGATGCCACCCATTCCGAATTTGAACGATATTGATGAAGAATTTGCATATAATCAAATAAGTAAACAGAAGTGGTTTGATTTATTGTCAGAAGGAGTTAAAATAACGGCACTTGGTAACTCAGATAATCATGATATTAGTAGTGAAAGTATAACGGCACCAATTAGTGAAAATGAGCAGTTTAACGAATGGATTGCCCAAGGGTTATATAATGGAAATCCTAGAAACTATGTAAAAGTAGAGGAAGAGAGTGTTGAAGGCATTTTAAAAGGAATTAAAGATGGACATGTTTTTATTACAAATGGTCCGTTAATGGATGTAACGTTAAATGAAGCAACTTTTGGTGATCGAGTGGTTAGTACTAATGAAGCAGAAATTTCGTATCTTATCGCTTCTAATCAGGGCTCGTTAGAAGCATTAAATGTCATCGCAGATGGGCAAGTGATTGAAACCATTCCATTAGCGGAAGATGTTCCGACACTTGGAACGATTAATTTAAATTTGTCAAACTATCAATGGGTTGTATTCGAAGTGATTAGTAAATCTTATGAGTATGCGATTTCAAACCCAATTTATTTAAAATGA
- a CDS encoding Dabb family protein gives MVKHIVMWKIQGVNGQSKEETAQEIKRTLEDLNGKIEGLIHLEVGIDFLQSDASYDVVLYSELANKEALDFYQNHPLHVKAATEVVKPAATSRIVVDYEM, from the coding sequence ATGGTTAAACATATCGTTATGTGGAAGATTCAAGGTGTTAATGGTCAATCTAAAGAAGAGACTGCACAAGAAATTAAGCGTACATTAGAAGATTTAAATGGAAAAATCGAAGGATTAATTCATTTAGAAGTTGGAATTGATTTCTTACAATCAGATGCATCTTATGATGTTGTTTTATATTCAGAGTTAGCAAACAAAGAGGCATTAGATTTTTATCAAAATCATCCACTACATGTTAAAGCAGCAACAGAGGTTGTTAAACCAGCTGCGACTTCTCGCATTGTCGTTGATTACGAAATGTAA
- a CDS encoding carbohydrate kinase family protein, giving the protein MKNNQEAYNLVFGISIYDIFGFTNMNYRSHDSNPGRVKVSFGGVCRNIAENMARVGANTKFISVLGNDEKGKSILEHSKLMNVDMSDSLIVEGASTPTYVAILDEHGEMVSAIVDINVDHHITEAFIDSKASVIEEAEYMFFGADNPEILEYIVKKYEGKTKFVLDPVSAAKAVEVKHLLPYFHTVKPNRHEAAVLCGFEINTVEDVRKAGQYLLSLGVKHVFISLDADGVYYCTADEEGIVKPNRVEVINVTGAGDSFIAGVGYAYLNQLSILETVKLAQTMSIITISHEETIHPEMAVDYVKEKIDAIEWTVTTF; this is encoded by the coding sequence ATGAAAAACAATCAAGAAGCATATAACTTAGTCTTTGGTATATCAATTTATGATATTTTTGGATTTACAAATATGAACTATCGTTCTCATGATTCAAATCCTGGACGTGTGAAAGTATCCTTTGGAGGAGTATGTCGTAATATCGCCGAAAATATGGCTCGTGTCGGTGCGAATACGAAGTTTATTTCTGTATTAGGAAATGATGAAAAAGGAAAGAGTATCTTAGAACATTCAAAACTAATGAATGTGGATATGTCTGATTCACTTATTGTTGAAGGAGCTTCAACACCAACATATGTTGCGATTTTAGATGAGCATGGTGAAATGGTTTCTGCGATTGTTGATATTAATGTTGATCACCATATCACGGAAGCGTTTATTGATTCAAAAGCGTCAGTTATTGAAGAAGCAGAATATATGTTCTTTGGTGCTGATAATCCTGAAATTCTTGAATATATTGTAAAAAAATATGAAGGTAAAACAAAGTTTGTTTTAGATCCAGTATCTGCTGCGAAAGCAGTAGAGGTTAAACATTTATTACCTTACTTCCATACCGTTAAACCGAATCGTCATGAAGCAGCAGTTTTATGTGGATTTGAGATTAATACAGTTGAAGATGTTCGTAAAGCAGGTCAGTATTTACTTTCATTAGGTGTGAAACATGTCTTTATTAGTTTAGATGCTGATGGTGTCTATTATTGTACAGCTGATGAAGAAGGAATTGTTAAACCGAATCGTGTAGAGGTCATCAACGTAACAGGTGCTGGTGATTCATTTATTGCAGGTGTAGGTTATGCGTATTTAAATCAGTTATCAATTTTAGAAACAGTTAAATTAGCACAAACCATGTCAATCATTACAATTTCACACGAAGAAACGATTCATCCAGAGATGGCAGTTGATTATGTTAAGGAAAAAATAGATGCTATTGAATGGACTGTTACAACATTCTAA
- a CDS encoding glycoside hydrolase family 13 protein has protein sequence MNKVWWKEAVAYQIYPRSFMDSNGDGIGDLNGIILKLDYLKALGIDVIWVSPFYKSPNDDCGYDISDYKDIMDEFGTMEDFDRLLEEVHKRGMKLIADLVINHTSDEHPWFIESRSSVDHPKRDWYIWRDGVNGAEPNNWESIFSGSAWEYDENTGQYYMHLFSKKQPDLNWENAEVREALYEMVNWWLDKGIDGFRVDAISHIKKEEGLTDMPNPHALKYVSSFDKHMNVEGIHPLLDDLKANTFDKYDIMTVGEANGVKIEDAHLWVGEEEGKFNMVFQFEHLGLWKDNGDQGTDVRQLKKILTKWQKGLEGVGWNALYIENHDLARIVSTLGDDQNYWKESATSLGMMYFMMKGTPFIYQGQEIGMTNVQFDKVEDYQDVQSTGLYYSKLEQGMSHEDIMEIIWATARGNSRTPMQWSHEANGGFTTGTPWLAVNPNYQTINVEAQEEDPDSILNFYKEMIALRKSEDIFVYGTYDLVFEDHQEIYAYTRTLGEKRVLILCNLTNKQTSINLEKITVSTDQLLLSNIPVEEHESIQELTLKPFEARIYSLN, from the coding sequence ATGAATAAAGTATGGTGGAAAGAAGCTGTGGCTTATCAAATCTATCCAAGAAGTTTTATGGACTCGAACGGAGATGGAATTGGTGATCTCAACGGTATTATTTTAAAACTTGATTATTTAAAAGCGTTAGGAATCGATGTCATATGGGTGAGCCCATTTTATAAATCACCAAATGATGACTGTGGTTATGATATTAGTGACTATAAAGATATTATGGATGAGTTTGGAACAATGGAAGATTTTGATCGCTTATTAGAAGAGGTACATAAGCGTGGAATGAAATTAATTGCAGATTTAGTCATCAATCATACGAGTGATGAACACCCATGGTTTATCGAATCTCGTTCATCGGTTGATCATCCAAAACGAGATTGGTATATTTGGCGAGATGGAGTAAATGGAGCGGAACCTAATAACTGGGAAAGTATCTTCAGTGGTTCAGCTTGGGAATATGATGAAAATACTGGACAATACTATATGCATCTATTCTCAAAAAAACAACCCGATTTAAACTGGGAAAATGCTGAAGTACGTGAAGCATTATATGAAATGGTGAATTGGTGGTTAGATAAAGGAATTGATGGTTTCCGAGTAGATGCGATTAGTCATATTAAAAAAGAAGAGGGATTAACAGATATGCCAAATCCCCACGCATTAAAATATGTTTCATCATTTGATAAACATATGAATGTGGAAGGGATTCATCCTTTATTAGACGACTTAAAGGCAAATACGTTTGATAAATACGATATTATGACGGTAGGGGAAGCTAACGGCGTTAAAATTGAGGATGCTCATCTATGGGTTGGCGAAGAAGAAGGAAAATTTAATATGGTGTTTCAGTTTGAGCACTTAGGTTTATGGAAGGATAATGGCGATCAAGGAACAGATGTCCGTCAATTGAAAAAAATCTTAACAAAGTGGCAAAAAGGATTAGAAGGTGTCGGATGGAATGCGTTATACATTGAAAATCATGATTTAGCCCGTATTGTATCCACACTGGGGGATGATCAAAACTATTGGAAAGAAAGTGCTACATCTCTTGGAATGATGTATTTTATGATGAAGGGAACACCATTTATCTATCAAGGTCAAGAAATTGGAATGACGAATGTTCAGTTTGATAAAGTAGAGGATTATCAAGATGTTCAAAGTACGGGACTTTATTATTCTAAACTTGAACAAGGAATGAGTCATGAAGATATTATGGAAATTATTTGGGCCACAGCACGTGGAAATAGTCGTACACCGATGCAATGGAGTCATGAAGCAAATGGTGGATTTACAACTGGAACACCATGGTTAGCAGTTAATCCAAACTATCAAACCATTAATGTTGAAGCACAAGAAGAAGATCCAGATTCGATTTTAAACTTCTATAAAGAAATGATTGCTTTAAGAAAATCAGAAGATATCTTCGTTTATGGAACATATGACTTAGTGTTTGAAGATCATCAAGAGATTTATGCTTATACACGAACATTAGGTGAAAAACGTGTGCTTATCTTATGTAACTTAACGAATAAGCAAACAAGTATTAACTTAGAAAAGATCACAGTTTCAACGGATCAGTTATTATTATCAAATATCCCAGTTGAGGAACATGAGTCAATTCAAGAGTTAACATTAAAGCCATTTGAAGCACGCATCTACAGCTTAAATTAA